In Gilliamella sp. B3022, the sequence TAGTATGACAGGCAAATTTATTGTCATTGAAGGTCTTGAAGGTGCGGGTAAAACGACTGCAATCAATACCGTTGCTCGTATTTTAACTCAATATCATATTTGCGATTTACAATTTACTCGTGAGCCTGGTGGTACACCAATTGCTGAAGCATTACGCAAGCTTATTAAAAATGGTTTAGATGATGAACCTTTGACCGATAAAGCGGAATTGCTAATGTTATATGCTGCTCGTATTCAATTGATTGATAATGTAATCAAGCCGTCACTGAATGCGGGGAAATGGGTTATTGGTGATAGGCATGATTTATCAACTCAAGCTTATCAAGGTGGTGGTCGTCAGTTAGATAAAATTTTTATTACCACATTGAAAGAGCAAGTTTTAGGTAACTTTAAACCTGATCTAACTTTATATTTAGATATTGAACCACAAATTGGCTTAATGCGAGCTAGGGCAAGAGGAGAACTTGATCGTATTGAACAGCAATCCCTCCCCTTTTTTGAGCGAATCCGTCAACGTTATTTAGAACTGGCAAATCAAGATGAAACCATTTTTATCGTTGATGCATCTAAATCAATCGATCAAGTAACAAGGCAAATTGAACTTATCTTAACAAAATGGTTAACAAAACAGGTTGCTAATGTATGATTTTAAATGATTATCCTTGGCTTATATCTCCTTATCAACAATTTGCTGAAGGAATTATACATAAAAGAACTCATCATGCGTTATTGATTAACTATGTGCAAGGAAGTGGTGAAGATGACTTCATTATGATGGTGGCCAATCGTTTA encodes:
- the tmk gene encoding dTMP kinase; this translates as MTGKFIVIEGLEGAGKTTAINTVARILTQYHICDLQFTREPGGTPIAEALRKLIKNGLDDEPLTDKAELLMLYAARIQLIDNVIKPSLNAGKWVIGDRHDLSTQAYQGGGRQLDKIFITTLKEQVLGNFKPDLTLYLDIEPQIGLMRARARGELDRIEQQSLPFFERIRQRYLELANQDETIFIVDASKSIDQVTRQIELILTKWLTKQVANV